TGTCCAAACTGGTGGTGATTAACTTGATAATTCCCTCTATTCGCCAGCCATTTAATGGCAGCATACAACACGCGATCTAATAAAGGTTCTACTCCATTCGTGTATGATGTGTTCAATAACATTTTATTTTGCTTTACATACCAATCACATTTGACATATTTTGATGATATAactgttagaattttatatggactaatataattacaaacataattcaattatcacaatcattttctagagtgtCTACGAATAATTAAAgtccataatgggatggttaatattaatctaattgcatttgaggcacatggtagcaccctaaagactataggttggcccattaaaccatagtgcaccatatttaataatataccccttagggtaagaaggcatacgagacatatatatagaacatatatgttgttgggtgaAGATAAGCATGTGGTATTGTGGTAAGGGTTTGCTATCCATTAGGTCCCTCTTTCATTTTGCACTTGTTTTTGTAGGTGAATTGAAGATTGCTAAGGGAGGAAATGACTCAATAAGGGATTGGCAATATGGGAGGTATGCTCTCTAGATTCTAaatcaatgctctaaataaaatgtgttctTGGATTGTTGCATGAGCATATAATGTAATATTGTTTACAATTTATCAATTGGTATCATGAGCAAGGTCATTTGAGTTTTAGGGCTTGATTTTAGACAAAAAACCCATTCTTTCAAAATCTGATTTTTCACAAAATTTTCGAAATCATGATATATTAATGAGGGAAATCGGGTTTGATAATGTATGTTGGGTTTTAACAATGTTTTTTGACAAAAAATTCGTGTGTATTGTTATGAAACCGAGCTTTTCATAGAGCTCAAAAATGGTGGAAACCCATTTCTGGATTTCATATTGTTTTGACATTTTGGTTGGGAGATGGGGAGAATGGAGATGTTAGGGCCGTCGGCGACGCAGAGGGGAAGAAAACCCACGTTACAGTGGCCAAAATAGTGGTCGGAGAAGGTAGTTCCAGTCGGGTCGGACCCGCGGGCCGAACCGGGTCGAACGCGACCCGGATGCCCAATTTTCAGAGGTCAAGGACGACGAAAAATGACATGTCGTTTAAGGGGAAAAGAATGCATCGTTTTGGCTataaaacgacatgtagtttGGATATAAAAAGACATGTTGTTTTTCAAAAACTACATGTCGTATGGgcttacttaaaaaaaaaaaaaacagacctATTTTTAGGCGCGTGGGAGGTCCATTTTGGGCAATTTTTCACCATTTCACTCAAATTTTAATACcctattttatatatgtttatgcacaagattaatccatgaattttattcataattgtatttgtattttATCTTTTGTGGCATGAATCTTATTATATATTGTcaacaattattgtttattttcttgcctatcgtaagaataagcatgtgaattgtttagtaaagaggaacatttaaataattatttatttaaattttgtgtttttcctcaaaaattacattaagatctatataagtaattaattatcctatcAATAATAACTGCTTggtaaggatgcttaatatggtgaagaaaatttattaaacattatgaatcacaatttatctatcctttcgatagtaaattaatgtatttgattataatgtttaatagattgttcttacctgtatatgagttctattttgtgtgtttgtctaagaactctagcatacataatgatcatttgttattttgcgatcatatattgatgagaaaagagcacaaatgacatggtttatcataacatgtatttaatagttattgctcttgtttctcattcagctGTAAGCATTCCGAGATTATCTGCCCTCTTGACGCTGaatgcaaccaaccacaagcaatggattgaaaatatcacgatgaacttgaccttcatgaaaatggacttggccttgagaattgatgaACCATCTAAGCCTGCTGATGATGCTACTGAGAAGGATAAGAAATTTTACGAGGATTGGGaacactccaatcgttgttgcttaatgcttatgagatatcacatggacgaatccattcatgatagtattcccaagtctgaaaatgcaaaggattttcttactgccattaaggaaaagtataagaaattctcaaagaatgagaagaatgaacacttgaacatgcTACATCATACTATTTATGATGGTTCAGGTGACATTAGGGCTCACATTGACAAGCTCATGGGCCACTATCATAAACTTAAGGCCATGGAtatggaccttggtgaggattacatggtgtggttggtgatggagaacattccatctcagtttgattcaatcagatcaagctacaatgctcagAAGGAGCAATGAACTGTTGGAGAGATGtctgctattcttgccaaggaagaggaggacatgagaaagggaagggcaagaagtatctccatggtgACAAATCCCAATAATTCTCACAAGAGAACGTTCACTCCTAGTAACTCTAGTGACCAAAAGCATCATAAGAAGAAAACAGTTAGTTCTAAAGGGAGTGGACAGTCAGTCTCATCTTCTATtggtcataagaatgagtttttcaagGGAAAATGCAACTTTTTTCAAAACTTTGGGCACAAGAAAGCTTATTGTCGAAAGCTCAAAGCTCACGTAGAAAAGAAAGGCAGTGACAAGTCGAAGAAGACCGAGTAGTTTGGAGCAGCATGTGTACATGGGAGACGATACAAAAGTCAAAGTTGAATTTTTGGGGACAGTCAGATTACAATTGAATACAGGACACTTCTTGGAATTACAGGATGTTGCTTACATACCCTGtattaggaggaatttgatttctgtatctattCTGGATAGACTGGGTTATAGTCTTCATTTTGGAACTGGAAAACTTAATTTGTATCGTGACTCTCTTTTGGTTGGCAATGGAATTTTATGTGGAAACTTATATAAACTTGTTTCGCATGATGTTAGTCCTATTGTTTCTACTTCTCTTAATACTGTTGTTGGTTCTAAACGTGCAAGGTTAGATTTAAAATCTTCTATGTTGTGGCACAAACGTTTAGGCCATATCTCTAAAGATAGAATGCAAAGGTTGGTGAAAGATGGGGTTCTTCAAGATCTAGATTTTTCAGATTTTACTGCCTGTGTTGATTGTATTAAAGGAAAGTTAACGGCCAAGGTTAAAAAAAGTAAAACAGATAGGTGCACACTTGTTGGAGTTGATCCATACTGATATTTGTGGGCCTTTTGTTCCGCCTTTTATGGGTGGTTATAAATACtttatcaccttcattgatgactttTCCCGGTATGGCCATGttgagctcattcgtgaaaaatctgaatctttagATGCGTTTACGATTTTTAAGACGAAAGTTGAGCTTCAAAAGGGAAAGAAGATCAAGGCAGTTAattctgatagaggtggagagtattatggatGTTATGATGAAAGTGGAAGGAACCCCGGGCCTTTCGCTAGGTACTTACAGGAATGTGgcattgatgcaagatatacaatgccaggaacaccccaacagaatggaattgctgaaaggagaaatcgcactcttcttgacatggtgcgatgtatgttgattcattctagtttgccagagtttttatggggtgaggcattaaagactgcagcttatatcttgaatcaagtgcccagcaagtctgtcccaaagacgccttatgagctatggtcaagtaagaaaccaaacttgcgtcattttcatgtttggggttgCAAAGCAGAAGTGGGGCCCTATAATCCAcagtctaagaaacttgatccgaagacCATTAGTGGCTATTTTGTGGGCTACACTATTGGATCAAGGGGTTCCATATTTTATTGTCGATCTCACACCACCAGGGTTATAGATTCAGATAGGGCTGTctattttgaggatgaatttggttcaagtcaagggtcaagagaaattgtttTCAGGAAAGAACACATTTTTGTCCCTGTACCTGTCGCTTCCGCTCCTATTGATGACCCTGTGATTGAACAGATTCCggtagaaactcatgatgaacctcaaaatcaagaacaaggtgaaaatcttgatattggggatgatgaagctatggtgagaagatcacagagaacccgcaggtctgctattcctaatgactaccttgtctatttataggaacatgagtttgatgtgggagacacttttgagccagttacctatcaagaagctatgaatagtcctcaatctgtattgtggatggatgcaatgaaagatgagttgaattctatgtcacaaaatgaagtttgggagttggttgaattacccaaaggttgcagacccattggatgcaaatgggtgtataagatcaaacgtgactcgaatgggcaagtggaaaggtataaggctaggcttgtggctaaaggctatagccagagataaggtattgatttcaaagaaaccttttcacctgtttccaccaaagattcgttgcgaatcattatggctatagttgctcattttgatctagaactcaatcaaatggatgtgaggactgccttcttgaatggagatttatttgaagatgtttacatgactcaacctattggttttgagaagtctggcaaagaacacatggtttgcaagctcaaaaagtctatctatgggcttaaacaagcatcaaggcagtggtatctcaagttcgatatgattgtcactgcaaatggcttcaaggagaatgtagtagatcaatgtatatacatgaaggtcagtgggagcagctttatttttctagtattgtatgttgacgacatcctgcttgcatctaataattctgatatgttgtctgagacaaaacaacttttgtttagccattttgatatgaaggatcttggtgaggcttcctatgtgcttgggattcagattcttcgggatagggctaatggtattctttgtttgtctcagaagacttacattgatcggatcttgaaaagattcaatatgcatgcatgttctccTAGGAAGGCACTGATAGTGAAGGGTGATAAGTTCTCAAAGGCCCAATGTCCgcaaaatgataaagagagagatgaaatgaagATTTTTCTTTATGCGTCGCTTGTaggtagcttgatgtatgctaAAGTATTCACACGCCCAGATATTGCTTTTGTTGTTGGtgtgttgggtagatacttgagtgatcctggaCTTAGTCACTGGAAAGCGGCTAAGAAGatcatgaggtatcttcagggtaccaaggatcatatgttgacttaccggcgagctgacactcttgatatagttgggtttAGTGATGCCGATTATGCAGGATGCGTAGATGATAAAAAGTCTACTTCAGGCTACATAtatatgatggctggaggagctgtttcgtagaaaagtgtcaagcagactCTCACAGCTTCCTCTACGATGGAGGCAGAGTACATGGCatgttatgaggctacttgtcaagcaatatggtTGCGGAATTTCATTTCAGCATTGGGTGTTGTAGACTCCATTTCGAGGCCGCTAAAATTGTATTGTGACAATTCTACAGCtgtagctttctctaagaacactcgaagtacttctcgctcaaagcatattgatattaAGTACTATTTCGTTAAAGAGAAAGTTGCTGAATCCCTCATTACCATTGAGTACACGTCTACCGCTAGCATGTTGGCAGATCCACTTACGAAAGGCTTACCTATATGTGTGTTTGCATAACACATTACCCGTATGGGATTACTAGGGGCCTAGATTACTGAGTTTAGTGGGAGCTATTTTATGTATTGAAGATGCTAGTATTTTGTGTGGAATGCTTATGACTTGTATTTATGAAACATGCATAATGATATTAGAAGTCACTTCTTATTATTGTTGtcatatatgaatatatatatattgttgtttgATGAAGTGATAGGTACAAAAGAGACGAATGCGCATAGTCTCAAATTAATGTACCGCATGCATGTTTGGTTTAATGATTGTTATTGTATTTGAATGTCTTCAAGAccgaatcataaataatatatgtatccTATCGATATGATATTATATAAGATTTATTAGAATGTCTTTTAGTGATGGACAAtattatggtggtttgattatattgtccaagtgggagaatgttagaattttatatggactaatataattacaaacataattccattatcacaatcattttctagagtgcctacgaatagttaaagaccataatgggatggttaatattaatataattgcatttgaggcacatggtagcaccctaaagactataggttggcccattaaaccatagtgcaccatatctaataatataagctcaataggcccaatataccccttagggtaagaaggcatacgagacatatatatagaacatatatgttgttgggtgaAGATAAGCATGTGGTATTGTGGTAAGGGTTTGCTATCCATTAGGTCCTTCTTGCATTTTGCACTTGTTTTTGTAGGTGAATTGAAGATTGCTAAGGGAGGAAATGGCTCAAGAAGGGATTGGCAATATGGGAGGTATGCTCTCTAGATTCTAaatcaatgctctaaataaaatgtgttctTGGATTGTTGCATGAGCATATAATGttgttttaaatttgatttatggatttaatgctcataatattgtttataatttatcAATAACTGTATTCTTCTATGTAGTTTAGTGATTGAACTAAATTTTTAAGAGATTATATGGATAATTACGGTTATGTATATGTTCATAATTGTGTTCTCTTGTAATATTGCCTCGTTTGTTCCCCACACATTTTATGATTATCTAAATGACCGGTTATCTTGTTATGATCCACTTGTCTTTACTAATTCCTTTCCAGAAAGTAGAGGTTACTAAGGTTTCTTGTTAAAAATGGTTTATTCAGTACAAGGCCATATAAACTCTTGTTGTGATCATTTTATTGAACAACGTATACACTATTCTTTATTCTATTGTGTGGTGGTTGATGGCAGATCAATTACACCACTAATCATTTCTATATGGAAGGGTTTAATACTAGGAAGTAAGGCCTTGAACTGGGgtgcttttattattattttagagtTTCCTAGCCCTACACCTACCCTTGGATTATAAACTGTACCCTCAAACACAATTTTTCTGTTGCCGTGTTAGGTAGGTAAATCAGATCCACAGGAAGACTATTCCTATATGGAGTACTAGTAAGTATGATCTAGATGGCAACGTAGGCTAAGTTCCCGGACCATAGACTTtgctttattttaaaatattatttatggatTGTCCTCTTCTTTAACCttttttttactctttttttttttgtggtgttAAGAAATACTTTTACCCAAATTGTGTATCCTTCTTAtagaaacacactttcattaaGTATGGATTCTGTTATGAGATTCCACTACCAAAATTTGTAACAATGTATTACTGATTGTTAATCAGAATCACCTCTATTGTAGTCCGTGTTGCTGGAGGACTTTGCTACCTCTGTTATTtcgaaacaaaaattaaaattaaaactcatctgtccttttattgttgattaCCCTAATCCTCTACTTGGTTTTGTAAAAGAGGTACAACCTTTCTATGCTGATCAGTTAGCCTACAAAGTAGTTGAACAAAAAACAGACGGATTGATGACTAGTTTGGTGAAATTTGTGCGACGTGGACAAAGCAGGATTTTGGTGCATCTCAGAAAACAATCATCatcttattataaaattaatttagtGAGATTAGTATGACAGATCACTACAATAGGCATCGTATAGTCATATATGAACGTGTGTACCATGCGtcattatttttcataattttatgTCCTTTTTcagcaaaataaataaaataatggctCGGCCATTATATATGACCATTCAAGATAACAAATTCATGGGATTATATTAACTTCCAAGAACAGGTTTATCATTCATCTTTTGTATAGTAATAGACATTCTCAAACCATAAACCACTTTGTATAGTTTCAAATAACAAAcctatttaataaaaataaataatatatgttatgGGCATTTCCCAAACATAAGTACCTAAATGCATTTATAATATCTATTTCCACGTGGTTGTTGGATGTATTCTAGTTGGGTGGATCTATTCTACTTGAATGGACAGATTACACGAAATATTCCCATTTTTTGGTTCAATCTAGTGGTCGTAATACCATGCAAGGTGATCAAAGTGGTTTCATTATATAAAAGGTGACATATATTGCTGAAGAAATGTTAAGTGATCTACATTCTAATAAAATAAGCATTACAAACATATCCATAGTAGTTTTCTTCACCATCTAGTTAACATATAACATTCAACTTTGagcaacaacaaaaaaaatcatCTTACCACCCTCCCATACCACTATTAACTGTGACCACTACAACATTTTCAAGGAAATGTGAGTACATGATATACCCATATTCCCAAGAAATTGCTTCTCAAAAAGAGACCTCCATCTTACTTCGAACACTCCAAGATAAACTAGACTTTACTATGGGTGGTAATTATCATATTTGACTAGAGACTTAAGTTGGTTCCCAAAGGATGGCCGGTGCCTCCACTCCACTCAGATTGCATGGACATCAAAGTATGGACTAGCATCCCCAACTCATCCAATCCGGCTCTCATAGACAGCATAGCTTGTTCCATCATATACATTCGCACGGACAGTTGTAAAAAGGGCTGGTTATATTGCCTTGTTCGCTCCTTTAAGTCAACCTCTAGAGATGAAACCTTTTGCATGAAAGAGTTGCTATTCTTGAAAACCTGGCGATATATGTTAGCAAACATGGCATTTTGCATGTGAATAGCCTCCAGCCTTTGCATCACCATTTGGAGGACGTAGAGGCCATCACCGCCTACTGGTTGTCCTCAGGAGCTACTAGGAAAACTAGGTTCTCCATTACTAGCTGCAGATGTTTCCCACTGGCTTGAGAAATGAGGTGAGGTATGGAAGTTCATTGTTGAGTTTCGAGTATCTAGTTCAAAGGGTTTTGATATTTGGAGTGTGTATGTGGCAAGGCTTTGCTTGACCATGGACttctgtctatatatatatattaggagGCCTGAGTGACGTGTCCGTTTTTAATGATGTTAAAAAAGGTTATATGACACTCTTTCAAGACTCTCCACATGCAGCATATCATCCACCTCTTCTAATACACGTGTCCACAGTGGGAGGAGGGCAATTGATAGTTGTCATCCAAATTACCTTATAAATTACTTTTAAAATATGCAGtattattccttttttttttctgatttcTTTTGAATATTATTATGCGAATAGTATAAAGTGTATTAAAATGATGTGGGCCCGTTTTTTCATAAA
The genomic region above belongs to Humulus lupulus chromosome 1, drHumLupu1.1, whole genome shotgun sequence and contains:
- the LOC133815385 gene encoding uncharacterized protein LOC133815385, producing the protein MGAVSIPRLSALLTLNATNHKQWIENITMNLTFMKMDLALRIDEPSKPADDATEKDKKFYEDWEHSNRCCLMLMRYHMDESIHDSIPKSENAKDFLTAIKEKYKKFSKNEKNEHLNMLHHTIYDGSGDIRAHIDKLMGHYHKLKAMDMDLGEDYMVWLVMENIPSQFDSIRSSYNAQKEQ